The Variovorax paradoxus B4 genome includes a region encoding these proteins:
- a CDS encoding response regulator, protein MALLHLLLIDDHALFRSGLRLVLLQGMADIEVLEAASLEQAVRTTDEPPALVLLDIQLQGVNGLEGLGLLRQRWPQVPVVMLSSIATPDTIAQALARGAAAFVSKGDTPDKIISVIRHTLAHLQQTPLASSAPTKPSVPRLTPRQCEVLDLLCEGLPNKLIARRLQVSEFTVRGHVQAVLGLLGVNSRSQATFAARQNGLIG, encoded by the coding sequence ATGGCACTGTTGCATTTGCTGCTCATAGACGACCACGCGCTTTTCCGCTCGGGTCTGCGCCTGGTCTTGCTGCAGGGCATGGCCGACATCGAGGTATTGGAGGCAGCGTCCCTGGAACAAGCCGTGCGCACGACGGACGAGCCCCCCGCGCTGGTGCTGCTCGACATCCAGCTGCAGGGTGTCAACGGACTGGAGGGGCTGGGGCTGCTTCGGCAGCGCTGGCCACAGGTGCCGGTGGTGATGCTGTCCTCCATCGCAACGCCCGACACCATCGCCCAGGCTCTGGCACGCGGCGCGGCGGCTTTCGTTTCCAAGGGCGATACCCCGGACAAGATCATCTCGGTGATTCGCCACACCCTGGCGCATCTGCAGCAGACGCCCCTCGCCAGCAGCGCCCCGACAAAGCCCAGCGTGCCCCGGCTGACCCCCCGCCAATGCGAGGTGCTGGACCTGCTGTGCGAGGGCCTGCCCAACAAGCTCATTGCCCGGCGCCTGCAGGTGTCGGAGTTCACCGTGCGCGGGCATGTGCAAGCGGTGCTGGGCCTGCTGGGAGTCAACAGCCGCTCGCAGGCCACGTTTGCGGCACGCCAGAACGGGCTGATCGGTTAA
- a CDS encoding YDG domain-containing protein, with translation MNHAYRLVWSDAAARFVPAPETAKGRGKSSGRGAAVVALCAALLASGAWAGPSGGSVSAGSGSISQSGSTTTITQGSQNLAINWASFGIAAGERVNFVQPGASAIALNRVIGPESSVINGSLSANGQVWILNPNGVLFGNTASVNVGGLVASTLSLSDADFLAGKRSFSANGSQGTVVNQGSLTGGYVALLGKQASNSGTITTANGTAALAAGDKITLDFSGNRLLSVQVDEGTLNALAENKGLIRADNGTVILTASAKDALLNTVVNNEGVIEAKGIDAAGGTILLLGGLNGGTVKVAGTLDASASGAHDGGFIETSGAHVQVAGGAKVSTLSETGKTGTWLVDPTDFTVSAGSAAGTTSGIGADTLSANLATTNVTLATDNSTGTDSGDINVNAAVSWGGNTTLTLNAYNDININAAITATGTSAGLVLNHGNYASTGTVTSGTDYNVKAPITLSGANATLSINGTAYTLLHSMAEIDAIDSTGLSGNYALAQDLDAGGTTYTSALVSSTSFVFGGRFAGLGHTISNLTINAGSANNVGLIAQNFGTLRDLGLVGGSVSGGDRVGSLVGFNGSSGSISNAYATGSVSGDDYVGGLAGYNGIGGSISNAYAAGSVSGTGDFVGGLVSVNYGTISDAHATGSVAGTSSWVGGLVGVNAGSGSISNAYATGSVSAAAGGYVGGLVGLNDGGTISGAYATGNVLATGGFVGGLVGYNSGSINNAYATGSVSGGANVGGLVGLNDGSISNAYWDSSTTGQGVAVGSNSGTVTNVNAVTSGTAYSHTSYANLGTWTETVSGSGVWVAKDGSGNPQWVMVEGATRPFLYSEYSTSIRNAHQLQLMAYNLSASYSLAADVDASETAGANPSGMWTTAGFSPVGNGTVAFSGSLDGQSHTITDLVINRGTTSKVGLFGQTGSGSVIQGVGLLGGSVTGSDEVGSLVGHNEGGISNAYATGTVSGANSVGGLVGFNFGGSISNAFATGAVNGAGNSVGGLLGFGYASSISDAYATGAVNGAGNDVGGLVGHSAGLNGSISNAYATGTVNGTGNDVGGLVGYNRGSISNAYATGTVISAGNHVGGLTGLLDLGSISNSYATGAVSSSNAAGVVGGLVGYNYSGSISDAYAMGNVTGSGDNVGGLVGLNDGVIRDAHAMGDVWGGTAVGGLVGRNSGLVTRAYAIGTATGTNDVGGLVGFNFGVSSFIGNAYATGAVSASNDYAGGLVGRNGAGGVANAYATGAVSADNEYAGGLMGWNAGSILNTYATGVVSGAGVVGSLVAHNAGYIAASFWLGAGNTGVGINAGSVDALTRGLSISEATSASTYSAAGWDIATTGGSSAVWRIYEGNTMPLLRSFLTALTVTAGNVSKTYDGTTSFSDSYTLSDPGADTSPIMGTASYDTSSKNVGSYAITVGGLYSSQQGYDLISAGTASITAATLIVSGATAADKTYDGTTSATVSGGSLSGLVGGDTVTLSQSGSFSDKNAGTGKTVTETFAISGSDAGNYVLASSSGTTTANITAATLTVSGTTAENKTYDGTTAATVSGGLSGLVGGDTVTLSQSGSFSDKNAATGKTVSYTSSLSGTDAGNYVLASSSGSTTADITAATLTVGGTSAASKTYDGTTAASLSGGSLSGLIGGDTVALGQSGTFSDKNAATGKTVSYTSSLSGTDAGNYVLASSSGTTTADITAATLTVSGTTAANKTYDGTTVATVSGGSLSGLVGGDTVTLNQSGSFSDKNAGTGKTVTETFAISGSDAGNYVLANSSATTTASIIVAALTVTANNDSRVADGSAYSGGNGVSYSGLVNGETGSVLGGSLVYGGSAQGATAAGSYSIAAGGLSSDNYALSYVDGALVISAAVAGPVPSRPVPSSPVPSSANPSLGDAQQRALASQADLPKPPANPPERLRIEQCGLRLDEPATDFFTLNENKLSCMSRLESR, from the coding sequence ATGAACCACGCCTACCGCCTCGTCTGGAGCGACGCTGCCGCACGCTTCGTGCCTGCCCCCGAGACCGCCAAGGGGCGCGGCAAGTCGTCTGGCCGCGGCGCTGCCGTCGTGGCGCTCTGCGCGGCGCTGCTGGCCAGCGGCGCGTGGGCTGGCCCCAGCGGCGGCAGCGTGAGCGCGGGCAGCGGCAGCATCAGCCAGAGCGGCAGCACCACCACCATCACGCAGGGCAGCCAGAACCTGGCCATCAACTGGGCCAGCTTCGGCATTGCCGCCGGCGAGCGCGTCAACTTCGTGCAGCCCGGCGCCAGTGCCATTGCGCTGAACCGCGTCATCGGCCCGGAGAGCTCGGTGATCAACGGTAGCCTGAGCGCCAACGGCCAGGTGTGGATCCTCAACCCCAACGGCGTGCTGTTCGGCAACACGGCCAGCGTCAACGTCGGCGGCCTGGTGGCCTCCACGCTGAGCCTGAGCGATGCCGACTTCCTGGCCGGCAAGCGCAGCTTCAGCGCGAATGGAAGCCAGGGCACGGTGGTCAACCAGGGCAGCCTGACCGGCGGCTACGTGGCCCTGTTGGGCAAGCAGGCCAGCAACAGCGGCACCATCACCACCGCCAACGGCACGGCGGCACTGGCCGCGGGCGACAAGATCACGCTGGACTTCAGCGGCAACCGGCTGCTGTCGGTGCAAGTGGACGAAGGCACCCTGAACGCCCTGGCCGAGAACAAGGGACTGATCCGCGCCGACAACGGCACGGTGATCCTCACGGCCAGCGCCAAGGATGCGCTGCTGAACACGGTGGTCAACAACGAGGGCGTGATCGAAGCCAAGGGCATCGACGCTGCGGGTGGCACCATCCTGCTGCTGGGCGGCCTCAACGGCGGCACCGTCAAGGTGGCGGGCACGCTGGACGCCTCGGCCAGCGGCGCCCACGACGGCGGCTTCATCGAAACCAGCGGCGCGCATGTGCAGGTGGCCGGTGGGGCGAAGGTCAGCACGCTGTCGGAGACAGGCAAGACCGGCACCTGGCTGGTCGACCCGACCGACTTCACCGTCAGCGCCGGCAGCGCGGCCGGCACCACGAGCGGCATCGGCGCCGACACGCTGTCGGCCAACCTGGCAACGACCAACGTCACGCTGGCCACCGACAACAGCACGGGCACCGACAGCGGCGACATCAACGTCAACGCCGCGGTGAGCTGGGGGGGCAACACCACGCTGACGCTGAATGCGTACAACGACATCAACATCAATGCGGCGATCACCGCCACGGGCACCAGCGCCGGGCTGGTGCTCAACCACGGCAACTATGCCAGCACAGGAACGGTCACCAGCGGTACCGACTACAACGTCAAGGCGCCCATCACCCTGAGCGGTGCGAACGCCACGCTCAGCATCAACGGCACGGCCTACACGCTGCTGCACAGCATGGCTGAGATCGACGCCATCGACAGCACCGGCCTGAGCGGCAACTACGCGCTGGCGCAGGACCTGGATGCCGGCGGCACCACCTACACCAGCGCGCTGGTGAGCTCGACCAGCTTCGTCTTCGGCGGCCGCTTTGCCGGCCTGGGCCACACGATCTCGAACCTGACCATCAACGCCGGCAGCGCCAACAATGTGGGCCTGATCGCGCAAAACTTCGGCACCCTCCGTGATCTGGGTCTGGTCGGCGGCAGTGTGTCGGGCGGCGACCGCGTCGGTTCACTGGTGGGCTTCAACGGCAGCAGCGGCAGCATCAGCAACGCCTATGCCACCGGCAGCGTTTCAGGAGACGACTACGTCGGTGGCCTGGCAGGCTACAACGGCATCGGCGGCAGCATCAGCAACGCCTATGCCGCCGGCAGCGTTTCGGGGACTGGCGACTTCGTCGGCGGGCTGGTGAGCGTGAATTACGGCACGATCAGCGACGCCCATGCCACCGGCAGCGTTGCGGGAACCAGCAGCTGGGTCGGCGGGCTGGTGGGCGTGAACGCGGGCAGCGGCAGCATCAGCAACGCCTATGCCACCGGCAGTGTTTCGGCGGCTGCCGGTGGCTACGTCGGCGGGCTGGTGGGCTTGAACGACGGCGGCACGATCAGCGGCGCCTATGCCACCGGCAACGTCCTGGCAACCGGCGGATTCGTCGGCGGGCTGGTCGGCTACAACAGCGGCAGCATCAACAACGCCTATGCCACCGGCAGCGTCTCGGGGGGAGCCAACGTCGGCGGGCTGGTGGGCTTGAACGACGGCAGCATCAGCAACGCCTACTGGGACAGCAGCACCACGGGCCAAGGCGTCGCGGTGGGCTCGAACAGCGGCACGGTCACCAACGTCAACGCCGTCACCAGCGGCACCGCCTACAGCCACACCAGCTACGCCAACCTGGGCACCTGGACCGAAACGGTTTCGGGCTCCGGCGTCTGGGTGGCCAAGGACGGCAGCGGCAACCCGCAGTGGGTGATGGTCGAAGGCGCGACCCGCCCCTTCCTGTACAGCGAGTACTCCACCAGCATCCGCAACGCCCATCAGCTGCAGCTGATGGCCTACAACCTCTCCGCCAGCTACAGCCTGGCCGCCGATGTCGACGCCAGCGAAACCGCCGGCGCCAACCCCAGCGGCATGTGGACCACGGCCGGCTTCTCGCCGGTGGGCAATGGCACGGTGGCGTTCAGCGGCAGCCTGGACGGCCAAAGCCACACCATCACCGACCTGGTGATCAACCGCGGCACGACGTCGAAGGTCGGGCTGTTCGGCCAGACCGGCAGCGGCAGCGTGATCCAAGGCGTCGGCTTGCTGGGCGGCAGCGTCACCGGCAGCGACGAGGTGGGCAGTCTGGTGGGCCACAATGAAGGCGGCATCAGCAATGCCTACGCCACGGGGACCGTCAGCGGGGCCAACAGTGTGGGCGGCCTGGTGGGCTTCAACTTCGGCGGCAGCATCAGCAATGCCTTTGCCACGGGCGCCGTCAATGGCGCCGGCAACAGCGTTGGTGGCCTGCTGGGATTCGGCTACGCCAGCAGCATCAGTGATGCCTACGCCACGGGTGCCGTCAATGGCGCCGGGAACGATGTTGGCGGTCTGGTGGGCCATAGCGCCGGCCTCAACGGCAGCATCAGCAATGCCTACGCCACCGGCACCGTCAATGGCACCGGCAACGATGTTGGCGGCCTGGTGGGCTATAACCGCGGCAGCATCAGCAATGCCTACGCCACCGGTACCGTCATCAGCGCGGGCAACCATGTCGGTGGACTGACGGGTCTTCTCGACCTTGGCAGCATCAGCAATTCGTACGCCACGGGCGCTGTCAGCAGTTCCAATGCGGCTGGCGTCGTGGGCGGCCTGGTGGGCTACAACTACAGTGGCAGCATCAGCGATGCCTACGCCATGGGGAACGTCACTGGCTCCGGGGACAATGTCGGTGGCCTCGTGGGCCTCAACGATGGCGTCATCCGCGATGCCCACGCCATGGGGGACGTTTGGGGGGGCACCGCCGTCGGCGGCCTGGTGGGCCGCAACAGTGGCCTCGTCACGAGGGCCTACGCCATCGGCACTGCCACGGGTACGAACGACGTAGGCGGCCTGGTGGGTTTCAACTTCGGCGTCTCCAGCTTCATCGGCAATGCCTACGCCACGGGCGCCGTCAGCGCATCCAATGACTATGCCGGCGGTCTGGTGGGCCGAAACGGCGCCGGCGGCGTCGCCAATGCCTACGCCACCGGGGCCGTCAGCGCGGACAATGAGTATGCGGGCGGCCTGATGGGCTGGAATGCCGGGAGCATCCTCAACACCTACGCCACCGGCGTCGTCAGCGGCGCCGGCGTCGTGGGCAGCCTGGTGGCCCACAACGCCGGCTACATCGCGGCATCGTTCTGGCTCGGTGCGGGCAACACTGGCGTGGGCATCAATGCGGGGTCGGTCGATGCGCTGACGCGGGGCCTGAGCATCAGCGAAGCCACCAGCGCCAGCACCTACAGTGCCGCCGGCTGGGACATCGCCACCACCGGTGGCAGCAGCGCGGTGTGGCGCATCTACGAGGGCAACACCATGCCCTTGCTGCGCAGCTTCCTGACCGCGCTGACCGTCACGGCCGGCAACGTCAGCAAGACCTACGACGGCACGACCAGCTTCAGCGACAGCTACACCCTCAGCGATCCAGGTGCCGACACCAGCCCCATCATGGGGACCGCGAGCTACGACACCAGCAGCAAGAATGTGGGCAGTTACGCCATCACCGTCGGCGGCCTGTATTCGAGCCAGCAGGGCTACGACCTGATTTCAGCGGGTACCGCCAGCATCACCGCCGCCACGCTGATCGTCAGCGGTGCGACTGCGGCCGACAAGACCTATGACGGCACGACCAGCGCCACCGTGAGCGGCGGTAGTTTGAGCGGGCTGGTCGGCGGCGACACGGTGACTCTCAGCCAGAGCGGCAGCTTCAGCGACAAGAACGCCGGCACCGGCAAGACCGTCACCGAGACCTTCGCCATCAGCGGCAGCGATGCCGGCAACTACGTATTGGCCAGCAGCAGTGGCACCACCACGGCAAACATCACCGCCGCCACGTTGACCGTCAGCGGCACCACCGCCGAGAACAAGACCTACGACGGCACGACCGCCGCCACGGTCAGCGGTGGCTTGAGTGGCCTGGTCGGCGGCGACACGGTGACACTCAGCCAGAGCGGCAGCTTCAGCGACAAGAACGCCGCGACCGGCAAGACCGTCAGCTACACCAGCAGCCTGAGCGGCACCGACGCGGGCAACTACGTGCTGGCGTCCAGCAGCGGCAGCACCACGGCCGACATCACGGCCGCGACGCTGACCGTCGGCGGCACCAGCGCCGCCAGCAAGACCTACGACGGCACCACGGCCGCCTCCCTGAGCGGCGGCAGCCTGAGCGGCCTCATCGGCGGCGACACCGTCGCGCTCGGCCAGAGCGGAACCTTCAGTGACAAGAACGCGGCCACGGGCAAGACGGTGAGCTACACCAGCAGCCTGAGCGGTACCGACGCAGGCAACTACGTGCTGGCTTCCAGCAGCGGCACCACGACCGCCGACATCACGGCCGCCACGCTGACCGTCAGCGGCACCACCGCCGCGAACAAGACCTACGACGGCACGACCGTCGCCACCGTGAGCGGCGGTAGTCTGAGCGGTCTGGTCGGCGGCGACACGGTGACTCTCAACCAGAGCGGCAGCTTCAGCGACAAGAACGCCGGCACCGGCAAGACCGTCACCGAGACCTTCGCCATCAGCGGCAGCGATGCCGGCAACTACGTGCTGGCCAACAGCAGCGCCACCACCACGGCCAGCATCATCGTCGCCGCGTTGACGGTCACCGCCAACAACGACAGCCGCGTCGCCGACGGCAGTGCCTACAGCGGCGGCAACGGCGTCAGCTACAGCGGCTTGGTCAATGGCGAGACCGGCAGCGTGCTCGGTGGCAGCCTGGTCTATGGCGGCAGCGCTCAGGGCGCCACCGCGGCCGGCAGCTACAGCATCGCGGCCGGCGGGCTGAGCTCGGACAACTACGCGCTGAGCTATGTCGACGGCGCGCTGGTGATCAGCGCGGCGGTGGCCGGCCCCGTACCGTCGCGCCCCGTACCGTCTAGCCCCGTGCCGTCGAGCGCGAACCCGTCGCTTGGCGATGCGCAGCAGCGCGCACTGGCCAGCCAGGCCGACTTGCCGAAGCCGCCGGCCAACCCGCCCGAGCGGCTGCGCATCGAACAGTGCGGGCTGCGCCTGGACGAACCCGCGACCGACTTCTTCACCCTTAACGAGAACAAGCTTTCATGCATGTCACGCCTCGAATCCCGCTGA
- a CDS encoding ShlB/FhaC/HecB family hemolysin secretion/activation protein, which yields MHVTPRIPLSLLGASLALSAATVSAATPDAGQILQEPRAPLAVPSGSTPALTIDKPGAGTVLEGGARVRLSAIRFSGNTAFSNAALQSLLTDAVGKELTFAELTRLTDRVTRHYRETGYLVARAYLPAQAVKDGVLDIAVLEGNLGQVTVTNTAGLKDSALAPLQALPLNAPVQAQSLDRTLLTLSDLPGTRVQSTLRPGTTVGASDLLVEVNRTRDFQGIADIDNFGSTYTGQYRVGTSLYWNNPLDRGDQMSLRLQASNTRMHYARLGYQLPLGRDGTRVGVAVSHLDYRLGKDFAALDADGKADTVSLYVRHPLLRSLESNWYAQLQMDAKNLRDTVGSTATTSVHQLRNVVLGLNGDWQDALGGGAGNSLALNLTTGQLRLDNDSLAQDAASIRSAGHFNKLNYQLQRVQALRPNWSLALNLSGQLADRNLASAEKFSLGGNNGVRAYPQGEALGDAGWLASAALRWQPAPGWQLQAFYDAGGVQLNHRAWDRTGSTGNRVHLAGAGLGVGWATDKLAFSLTSAWATEGRAGDGRRGARLWAQATVAF from the coding sequence ATGCATGTCACGCCTCGAATCCCGCTGAGCCTGCTGGGCGCGTCCCTGGCGCTGAGCGCCGCGACGGTTTCTGCCGCCACGCCGGACGCCGGGCAGATCCTGCAGGAGCCCCGCGCACCCTTGGCAGTACCGAGCGGCAGCACGCCGGCGCTGACCATCGACAAACCCGGCGCCGGCACTGTGCTCGAGGGCGGCGCGCGGGTCCGGCTCTCGGCCATCCGTTTCAGCGGCAACACCGCTTTCAGCAATGCCGCGCTGCAAAGCCTGCTGACCGACGCGGTCGGCAAGGAGCTGACCTTTGCCGAGCTGACCCGATTGACCGATCGCGTGACGCGGCACTACCGTGAAACCGGCTACCTGGTCGCGCGCGCCTACCTGCCGGCCCAGGCGGTCAAGGACGGCGTGCTCGACATCGCGGTGCTGGAGGGCAATCTGGGCCAGGTCACGGTCACCAATACCGCTGGACTCAAGGACTCCGCTCTGGCGCCTTTGCAGGCCCTGCCATTGAACGCCCCGGTGCAAGCCCAGAGCCTGGACCGCACCCTGCTCACGCTGTCGGATCTGCCAGGCACCCGCGTGCAGTCCACCCTGCGCCCGGGCACGACCGTGGGAGCATCGGACCTGCTGGTGGAGGTGAACAGGACCCGCGACTTCCAGGGCATTGCCGATATCGACAACTTCGGCAGCACCTACACCGGGCAGTACCGCGTCGGCACCAGCCTGTACTGGAACAATCCGCTGGACCGGGGCGATCAGATGAGCCTGCGGCTGCAGGCCAGCAACACCCGCATGCACTACGCGCGCCTGGGCTACCAGCTGCCGCTGGGCCGCGATGGCACGCGCGTGGGCGTGGCCGTGTCGCACCTCGACTACCGCCTGGGCAAGGACTTTGCGGCACTGGATGCCGACGGCAAGGCCGATACCGTCAGCCTGTATGTGCGCCATCCCTTGCTGCGCAGCCTGGAGAGCAACTGGTATGCCCAGCTCCAGATGGACGCCAAGAATCTGCGCGACACCGTGGGCAGCACCGCCACCACGTCGGTGCACCAGCTGCGCAATGTCGTGCTGGGGCTGAACGGCGACTGGCAGGATGCGCTGGGTGGCGGTGCCGGCAACAGCCTGGCCCTGAACCTGACCACCGGCCAGCTGCGGCTGGACAACGACAGTCTGGCGCAAGACGCGGCCAGCATCCGGAGCGCCGGGCACTTCAACAAGCTGAACTACCAGCTGCAACGCGTGCAGGCCTTGCGCCCCAACTGGTCGCTGGCACTCAACCTCAGCGGCCAGCTGGCCGACAGGAACCTGGCTTCGGCGGAGAAGTTCAGCTTGGGCGGCAACAACGGGGTGCGGGCCTATCCGCAGGGCGAGGCCCTGGGCGACGCGGGCTGGCTGGCCAGTGCAGCGCTGCGCTGGCAGCCCGCGCCGGGCTGGCAACTGCAAGCTTTCTACGACGCGGGGGGCGTGCAGCTCAACCACCGCGCGTGGGACCGAACCGGCAGCACGGGCAACCGCGTGCATCTGGCTGGCGCCGGTCTGGGCGTGGGCTGGGCAACGGACAAATTGGCGTTCTCGCTCACCTCGGCCTGGGCCACCGAGGGCCGGGCCGGCGATGGCCGCCGCGGCGCGCGGCTGTGGGCGCAGGCGACCGTGGCGTTCTGA
- a CDS encoding DUF899 domain-containing protein — MNTAIAESSTVTNHPVVSKDRWLAQRKALLAREKELTHLRDQIARERRALPWTRVDKSYVFDTSEGPRALADLFEGRRQLLVQHFMLGPDWEQGCPSCSYMSDHLGGMKVHLENRDVTLLVVSRAPLDQIERFRRRMGWQFRWVSAHGSDFNYDFNVSFTPQQWAEGQGEVCYNYSVRPFPAQEAPGISVFYRDDAGEVFHTYSTYERGVEAMMGTYSLLDLTPKGRDEPNPVHAMDWVRHHDRYEPAPAAKPAGAAGSCCHASA; from the coding sequence ATGAACACCGCCATTGCCGAATCGAGCACCGTGACGAACCACCCCGTCGTGTCGAAGGACCGGTGGCTGGCCCAGCGCAAGGCGCTGCTGGCGCGCGAAAAGGAACTGACCCACCTGCGCGACCAGATCGCCCGCGAGCGCCGCGCGCTGCCGTGGACCCGCGTCGATAAGAGCTACGTCTTCGACACGTCCGAGGGCCCGCGCGCGCTGGCCGACTTGTTCGAGGGCCGCCGCCAGCTGCTGGTGCAGCACTTCATGCTCGGCCCCGACTGGGAGCAGGGCTGCCCGAGCTGCTCGTACATGTCCGACCACCTCGGCGGGATGAAGGTGCACCTCGAGAACCGCGACGTCACGCTGCTGGTCGTCTCGCGCGCGCCGCTGGACCAGATCGAGCGCTTCCGCCGACGCATGGGCTGGCAGTTCAGGTGGGTCTCCGCGCACGGCAGCGACTTCAACTACGACTTCAACGTGAGCTTCACGCCGCAGCAGTGGGCCGAGGGCCAGGGCGAGGTCTGCTACAACTACAGCGTGCGGCCCTTCCCGGCGCAGGAGGCCCCCGGCATCAGCGTGTTCTACAGGGACGATGCGGGCGAGGTCTTCCACACCTATTCGACCTACGAGCGCGGCGTCGAAGCGATGATGGGCACCTACAGCCTGCTCGATCTCACGCCCAAGGGCCGCGACGAGCCCAACCCCGTCCATGCGATGGACTGGGTGCGCCACCACGACCGCTACGAACCGGCACCGGCCGCGAAGCCGGCGGGCGCGGCGGGTTCGTGCTGCCATGCGTCCGCCTGA
- a CDS encoding MFS transporter, whose protein sequence is MNIPASARPADALDSNWSIVAAGALMTCVAIGVLFSLAVFLEPMSAATGWSRAGISSAMTLAFLSMGVAGFGWGALSDRYGPRVVVLAGTVLLGLSTVLASRASTLLEFQLFYGVMMGVAAGSFFAPVIATTASWFDRHRSLAVSLVSAGMGVAPMTISPLAAWLVTHHDWRTAQLIIGIGAWIALLPAVWFIRAAPGAAHAAAAGGAAPAPEMKVGQALRSRAFLVLGATFFACCAAHSGPIFHTVSYAIGCGLPTFAAVTIYSMEGAAGLGGRLLFGVLADRLGAKRVLVAGLLIQAFAAASYLLVNRLGGFYAVAIVFGLAYGGVMPLYAVLARDYFGARILGTVLGAASMLSSLGMALGPVLGGWLFDRYGSYAWMYIGSMAVGLGAVAIALTFPRTDAAGKQPRLQPAG, encoded by the coding sequence ATGAACATCCCTGCCTCCGCGCGTCCCGCCGACGCGCTCGACTCCAACTGGTCCATCGTGGCCGCCGGCGCGCTGATGACCTGCGTGGCCATCGGCGTGCTGTTCTCGCTGGCCGTTTTCCTGGAACCCATGAGCGCGGCCACCGGCTGGTCGCGTGCAGGCATTTCCAGCGCCATGACGCTGGCCTTCCTGAGCATGGGCGTGGCCGGGTTCGGCTGGGGCGCCTTGAGCGACCGCTACGGCCCGCGCGTGGTGGTGCTGGCGGGCACGGTGCTGCTGGGGCTCTCGACGGTGCTGGCCAGCCGCGCGTCGACCTTGCTCGAGTTCCAGCTCTTCTACGGCGTGATGATGGGCGTTGCCGCCGGCAGCTTCTTCGCGCCGGTGATCGCGACCACCGCGTCCTGGTTCGACAGGCACCGCAGCCTGGCCGTGTCGCTGGTGTCGGCGGGCATGGGCGTGGCGCCCATGACCATCTCTCCACTGGCCGCGTGGCTGGTGACGCACCACGACTGGCGCACGGCCCAGCTGATCATCGGCATCGGCGCGTGGATCGCGCTGCTGCCCGCGGTCTGGTTCATTCGCGCGGCCCCCGGCGCCGCCCATGCGGCCGCTGCGGGAGGCGCAGCCCCGGCGCCGGAGATGAAGGTCGGACAGGCGCTGCGCTCGCGTGCCTTCCTCGTGCTCGGGGCCACGTTCTTCGCCTGCTGCGCCGCGCACTCCGGGCCGATCTTCCACACGGTCAGCTATGCCATCGGCTGCGGCCTGCCGACCTTCGCGGCCGTCACCATCTACAGCATGGAGGGGGCGGCGGGCCTCGGCGGGCGCCTGCTCTTCGGCGTGCTGGCGGACCGGCTTGGGGCCAAGCGGGTGCTCGTGGCCGGCCTGCTGATCCAGGCCTTTGCCGCCGCGAGCTACCTGCTGGTGAACAGGCTCGGCGGCTTCTACGCCGTCGCCATCGTCTTCGGCCTCGCCTATGGCGGCGTGATGCCGCTCTATGCGGTGCTGGCGCGGGACTATTTCGGCGCCCGCATCCTGGGCACGGTGCTGGGCGCGGCGTCGATGCTGTCCAGCCTGGGCATGGCGCTCGGTCCGGTGCTCGGCGGCTGGCTGTTCGACCGCTACGGCAGCTATGCCTGGATGTACATCGGCTCGATGGCCGTGGGGCTCGGCGCCGTGGCCATCGCGCTCACGTTCCCGCGGACCGACGCCGCCGGCAAGCAGCCTCGGCTGCAGCCGGCGGGCTGA